The Procambarus clarkii isolate CNS0578487 chromosome 57, FALCON_Pclarkii_2.0, whole genome shotgun sequence genome has a segment encoding these proteins:
- the LOC138353367 gene encoding uncharacterized protein, translating into MHEQTSKSLTHITTTLERSPTSTTTTLERSPTSTTTTQERRPTSTTTTLERGSTSTTTTQERGSTSTTTTQERGSTSTTTTQERGSTSTTTTQERGSTSTTTTQERGSTSTTTTQERGSTSTTTTQERGSTSTTTTQERGSTSTTTTQERGSTSTTTTQERGSTSTTTTQERGPTYTTSTQERGSTSTTTTQERDSTSTTTTLESGSTSTTTTLESGSTSTTTTLESGSTSTTTTQERSPTSTTTTLEHVVQHPQQLRNKSLNHVFHKLARLHALLRTSSQTSWKERVGTESGWCGYFCCS; encoded by the coding sequence ATGCACGAACAAACGTCAAAAAGCttaacacacatcaccaccaccctggaACGtagccccacctccaccacaaccaccctggAACGtagccccacctccaccacaaccacccaggaACGTAggcccacctccaccacaaccaccctggAACGtggctccacctccaccacaaccacccaggaACGTGGCTCCacttccaccacaaccacccaggaACGTGGCTCCacttccaccacaaccacccaggaACGTGGCTCCacttccaccacaaccacccaggaACGTGGCTCCacttccaccacaaccacccaggaACGTGGCTCCacttccaccacaaccacccaggaACGTGGCTCCacttccaccacaaccacccaggaACGTGGCTCCacttccaccacaaccacccaggaACGTGGCTCCacttccaccacaaccacccaggaACGTGGCTCCacttccaccacaaccacccaggaACGTGGCTCCacttccaccacaaccacccaggaACGTGGCCCCACCTACACCACAAGCACCCAGGAACGTGGCTCCacttccaccacaaccacccaggaACGTGACTCCacttccaccacaaccaccctggAAAGTGGCTCCacttccaccacaaccaccctggAAAGTGGCTCCacttccaccacaaccaccctggAAAGTGGCTCCacttccaccacaaccacccaggaACGTAGCCCCacttccaccacaaccaccctggAACACGTAgtccaacacccacaacaactcAGGAACAAGAGCCTCAATCACGTATTCCATAAACTGGCTAGACTACACGCCCTGCTGCGAACCAGCAGCCAGACTTCCTGGAAGGAGCGTGTGGGCACCGAGAGCGGTTGGTGCGGATATTTCTGCTGCTCCTAG